The genomic window CCCGCGGGGTCGTGCTGGCCGGCGCCGCGGGGTAGCGGAGTGGAGACCTTTGCGGGAGTGGACGGCGGCGGCACCCGCACCACGCTGGTGCTCGCGGACGGTTCCGGGCGCGAGATCCTGAGGCGGGTGGGCGGCGCGGGGCTGGTGGACCCGCGCAACCCCCTCGCCAGCGCCGCGCTGGTGGCCGGCCTGGTGCGCGGCGCCATGGCGGATGCGGGGCTCACCGATCCCCCCGCCGCCCTCTGCGCCGGCCTGGCGGGCGTGGGGAACGAGACGGAGCGCCTCGCCGTCGAGAACGCCCTCGCCGCCGAGGGTGTGGCGGGCCGCGTGCGGATCGTGACGGACGGCGAGATCGCGCTGGAGGGCGCCCTGGGCGGCGGGGCCGGCGTGCTGATCATCGCGGGCACCGGCTCCGTGGCGTTCGGGCGCGGCGAGGACGGGCGGGTGGAGCGGTGCGGCGGGTGGGGGATGTTCGTGGGCGACGAGGGGAGCGGCTATTCGATCGGCCGCTCCGGCATCATCGCCGCCCTGCGCGCCGCCGACGGGCGCGGCCCCGCCACCACCCTCCTCGCCAGCCTGATGGCGGAGATGGGGGTGGACACCGCCAGCGGCATTCCGCCGTGGGTGGGCCGCGCGGCCAAGGGCGACATCGCCGCGCTCTCCCGCCACGTCACCGCCGCCGCAGACGCAGGCGACGGCGTCGCGCTGGAGGTGCTGCGCCATGAAGCGGGGGAGCTGGCGCTGCACCCGCGCGCCCTGGCCCGCGTCCTGGGCCCCTGGACGGCGCCGGTCTCCGTCGTCTTCCACGGCGGTGTCCTGTCGTCCCCTCTGTACGCACGCCTGGTGACGGAGGCGCTCGCGGGCGGGCCGCAGGAGTTCCGCGTGCGAGAGCCTGTCGCGGATGCGGTCGCGGGGGCGCTGGCGCTGGCGATGCGGTAGCCCTCCCCCCGGCTCGTTACACTCGCCTGCCCCCTCTCCCGATAACAGGAGAGGGCTCCGCCCTCCTGTCATCGAGAGAGGGGGCTTGGGTCGCGAGGGCCCTGGGGAGAACAGCACGGCTGCACCGCCTCCGTCGTTCACACCGATGCCTGGTAGGGGCAGCCCCGCGTGGCTGCCCGTGCCCTCCCCCGCGACGAACCCCGCGCCCGATGCACGCCAACGCCCCTCCCCCAGGTTGTTTTGGGGGAGGGGCAGCGAGGAACGAGCGGGGAGGGGCCCTGCCGGCCTTCTCCCCCGAAATCTCCCCCTCCCACACATCCGCATGCGCAACTCGATTCGCCTCGCCGCCGTCGCTCTGGCGCTGCTCGCTTCCTGCGCGAACCCGCCGCGCACGGGGCCCGCGCCCGATGCGCCGTACGACCTGCTGATCCGCGGGGGGCGCATCGTGGACGGCACCGGGAGCCCCTGGTATCGTGGCGACGTGGCGGTGCGCCGGGACCGGATCGTGGCCGTGGGGCTGTTGCCGGGTGCCCGCGCGCGCGACACCATCGACGCCGCGGGGCTCGTCGTGGCGCCGGGCTTCATCGACATGCTCGGCCACTCGGAGTACCCGCTCCTCTCCGATCCGCGCGCCATCTCCAAGATCACGCAGGGCGTCACCACCGAGATCACCGGCGAGGTGACCAGCGTGGTGCCGGTCAACGAGAACACGCTCCGCGAGCTCCCGTCCGAGTCCCGCCCCCGCGTCACCTGGACCGACCTCGACGGCTACTTCGCGGCGCTCGACCGCGCCCGCCCCGCCATCAACCTGGGCACGTTCGTAACCGTGGGCTCGGTGCGGCGCTACGTGATCGGCGACGCGGACCGCCCCGCGACGCCCGCCGAGGTGGAGCAGATGAAGGGGCTCGTGGAGGGCGCGATGCAGCAGGGGGCGATGGGGCTCTCCAGCGGCCTCATCTACGCGCCCGCATCGTACGCCAGCACCGAGGAGGTGACGGAGTTGGCGCGCGTGGCGGCGCGCTACGGCGGCGGGTACGCGTCGCACATCCGCTCCGAGGGCGACCGGCTCGTGGAGGCGATCAACGAGGCGATCGCCATCGGCGAGGGGGCGGGGACGTGGGTGCAGATCCACCACCTCAAGGCATCCGGCCGCGCCAACTGGGGGAAGATGCGCCCCGCCGTCGCCGCCATCGAAGCCGCCCGCGCTCGCGGCGTGGACGTGACGGCGGACCAGTACCCGTACATCGCGTCGGGCACCGGGCTGGACGCCACCATCCCGAACTGGGCGCACGCCGGGGGTACCGACTCGCTCCTCGCCCGACTGCGCGATCCCGCCACCCGCGCCCGCCTGCGCGCCGAGCTCTCCGGCGGCGGCACGGACTGGCGGATCGGCACCTCCGCGGGTGGGCCCAGCGGCGTGATGATCGCCTCCGTCGGCGCGGACTCGCTGCGCCGCTACCAGGGGATGCGCCTCAGTCAGTTGGCGGAGGCGCGCGGCCAGGAAGTGGTCGACGCCCTCTTCGACGTCCTGCTGGCCGACCGCGCCCAGACCGCCGCCATCTACTTCTCCATGTCCGAAGAGGACCTGGAATGGGGGATGAAGCAGCCGTGGGTGAGCGTGGGGATGGACGCCGGCGCCCGCGCCGCCGACTCCACGGTCACCAGCCGCCCGCACCCGCGCGCGTACGGCACCTTTCCGCGCATCCTATGCCGCTACGTGCGCGAGCGCCAGGTGATCACCCTGGAAGACGCCGTGCGCAAGTTCACCGCGCTCCCCGCATCGCGCGTGGGCCTGGCGGACCGCGGCGTGGTGAAGGCCGGCATGTACGCCGACCTCACCCTCTTCGACCCCGCCACCGTCTGCGACCGCGCTACCTTTGAGAACCCCGTCCAGACCTCCGTCGGCATCCGCCACGTCATCGTCAACGGCACCCCCGTCGTCCGCAACGGCGCCGTGACCGGAGCGCGCTCCGGCCGCGGCCTGCGCCGTGGCGGCGGCAGATAACCAATCCTCCATCCGAGCGCGTTTCATCGCGCCCACCGTCTCCCTTCCCGAAAGATCGCGATATCGTGCACGTCCCGTCGTAGGGGCAGCCCCGCGTGGCTGCCCGTGCCCTCCCCCGCATCGTAGCCCGCTAACAGGTCCGAACAGCCCGTTCCCCGCCGCCCGATTCCTCCTGCTCTACACCCGCCGCCCAATCATGCACCCCACCACGACGTGGCGGATCATTGCCCTACCTTTGCTCCTTCTCGCGTTGTGCGCCCCGACCGCCGCCGCCCAGGTTCGGGGCTCGGTCGTCGACAGCCTGGGGAACGCCATCCCCGCTGCCACCGTCGAGATGTGGAGCGGCTTGCGGCGCATCCGGGAGACGCGAACCGACTCGCTGGGCGCCTTTCAACTCCAGACCGACCGCACCACGCCCCCAACCGGGCTGTTCGTCCGGAGAATCGGGTACGAGAACAGCGCGCTCGCGATCCGCGGGGACACGAGTGTCGTGATCGCACTTCGTTCGATGGCGCTGCAACTGACGCGGATCGTCGTGGCGGCCGGGAAGCGTGTGTGCCCGAACCGCGAGGATCCGGCTGCGCGGGCTCTCTGGGAGGCGATGCGGGCGCGGTACCCGAAGCCGTCAGGAACCGTCTACTTCCACTCCCTCGGCACCCTGGTCCGCGCGACTGTCCCGTTCGAACAGATCGACGAAGTTGGTGAGGTCGAACCGCAACAACGCACCTGGCAGTACTCAGGCACACCGACATGGGGCGTGTGGCGCGACATCATCGCCCGGGACGGATATGCGATGCGGATCAACGGAGGTATGGGGGAGGCCTATGTTCAATGGTTCTATGCACCCCTCCAGCTCGCGATCGCACAGCACTTCGCCGAGTCGCGGTTCGCCGAGCTTCATACAATTAACATCGTGAGTACCGTCGGCGGAGCCACCGTTCTCGGCTTCTGCTCGCGCTCGGAAAACGGGCGCGCTCGAACGCGGATTGAAGGGACCCTCACGCTGTCCCCCGCGCGTGAGCTGATGCGTGCGAGGTGGCGGTATCTCACACCCACCTTGAACGAGGACGCGGGTTCCGAAGTAGAGTTCCTGCCACCCCGGATCGTCT from Longimicrobium sp. includes these protein-coding regions:
- a CDS encoding BadF/BadG/BcrA/BcrD ATPase family protein — encoded protein: METFAGVDGGGTRTTLVLADGSGREILRRVGGAGLVDPRNPLASAALVAGLVRGAMADAGLTDPPAALCAGLAGVGNETERLAVENALAAEGVAGRVRIVTDGEIALEGALGGGAGVLIIAGTGSVAFGRGEDGRVERCGGWGMFVGDEGSGYSIGRSGIIAALRAADGRGPATTLLASLMAEMGVDTASGIPPWVGRAAKGDIAALSRHVTAAADAGDGVALEVLRHEAGELALHPRALARVLGPWTAPVSVVFHGGVLSSPLYARLVTEALAGGPQEFRVREPVADAVAGALALAMR
- a CDS encoding D-aminoacylase, with product MRNSIRLAAVALALLASCANPPRTGPAPDAPYDLLIRGGRIVDGTGSPWYRGDVAVRRDRIVAVGLLPGARARDTIDAAGLVVAPGFIDMLGHSEYPLLSDPRAISKITQGVTTEITGEVTSVVPVNENTLRELPSESRPRVTWTDLDGYFAALDRARPAINLGTFVTVGSVRRYVIGDADRPATPAEVEQMKGLVEGAMQQGAMGLSSGLIYAPASYASTEEVTELARVAARYGGGYASHIRSEGDRLVEAINEAIAIGEGAGTWVQIHHLKASGRANWGKMRPAVAAIEAARARGVDVTADQYPYIASGTGLDATIPNWAHAGGTDSLLARLRDPATRARLRAELSGGGTDWRIGTSAGGPSGVMIASVGADSLRRYQGMRLSQLAEARGQEVVDALFDVLLADRAQTAAIYFSMSEEDLEWGMKQPWVSVGMDAGARAADSTVTSRPHPRAYGTFPRILCRYVRERQVITLEDAVRKFTALPASRVGLADRGVVKAGMYADLTLFDPATVCDRATFENPVQTSVGIRHVIVNGTPVVRNGAVTGARSGRGLRRGGGR
- a CDS encoding carboxypeptidase-like regulatory domain-containing protein, with amino-acid sequence MHPTTTWRIIALPLLLLALCAPTAAAQVRGSVVDSLGNAIPAATVEMWSGLRRIRETRTDSLGAFQLQTDRTTPPTGLFVRRIGYENSALAIRGDTSVVIALRSMALQLTRIVVAAGKRVCPNREDPAARALWEAMRARYPKPSGTVYFHSLGTLVRATVPFEQIDEVGEVEPQQRTWQYSGTPTWGVWRDIIARDGYAMRINGGMGEAYVQWFYAPLQLAIAQHFAESRFAELHTINIVSTVGGATVLGFCSRSENGRARTRIEGTLTLSPARELMRARWRYLTPTLNEDAGSEVEFLPPRIVSGALLLPRSYRYWRRTNRGRFFVQQQTFSEWRISPDQMPPRMPVRRDD